One stretch of Candidatus Rokuibacteriota bacterium DNA includes these proteins:
- a CDS encoding class I SAM-dependent methyltransferase: MACGSSLSRVAFRKNGYAIARCLDCGHGWVSPFPGREELAALYNEEFFEIAYFQDQDVRRKNFELWVRAIGMPPAGGRLVDVGCADGLFLEISAKEWDVRGIEISRFAAESIRARLGIPVDVGELPDLSYPDGSFDVVTMWDVLEHVPNPDAYVRSAFRVLRPGGRVYITTGDFDSGMARVLGRKWRLISPPFHLHFFSRRSMRRMLESAGFEVRTVETSGRYVTLRHLMFIGHSMTQLGLCRVLYERLRDSRIGKARLYVDVGDIMLVGASRPEVPPGSAR, translated from the coding sequence GTGGCCTGTGGCAGCTCGCTGTCGCGGGTTGCCTTCCGGAAGAACGGCTACGCCATCGCCCGCTGCCTCGACTGTGGCCATGGCTGGGTATCTCCCTTTCCCGGGCGGGAGGAGCTGGCGGCCCTCTACAACGAGGAGTTCTTCGAGATCGCCTACTTCCAGGATCAGGACGTGCGGCGCAAGAACTTCGAACTCTGGGTCCGCGCGATTGGCATGCCGCCGGCCGGCGGCCGCTTGGTGGACGTCGGCTGTGCTGACGGGCTCTTTCTCGAGATCTCCGCGAAGGAGTGGGACGTCAGGGGAATCGAGATCTCGCGCTTCGCGGCGGAGTCCATTCGGGCGCGGCTGGGGATTCCGGTCGATGTCGGCGAGCTTCCGGATCTCTCGTACCCCGACGGCTCCTTCGACGTGGTCACCATGTGGGATGTGCTGGAGCATGTGCCGAACCCGGACGCGTACGTGCGCTCGGCGTTCCGGGTCCTGCGTCCGGGCGGCCGGGTCTACATCACGACGGGCGACTTCGACAGCGGGATGGCCCGGGTGCTCGGCCGGAAGTGGCGGCTGATATCGCCGCCGTTCCACCTGCACTTCTTCTCCCGGCGGTCGATGCGGCGCATGTTGGAATCGGCCGGGTTCGAGGTCCGGACGGTCGAGACCTCCGGGCGATACGTGACCCTTCGGCACCTGATGTTCATCGGGCACAGCATGACCCAGCTCGGCCTGTGCCGCGTTCTCTACGAGCGCCTCCGGGACTCGCGCATCGGGAAGGCGCGCCTCTACGTGGACGTCGGGGACATCATGCTGGTGGGCGCATCGCGACCAGAGGTGCCGCCGGGGAGCGCCCGATGA
- a CDS encoding O-antigen ligase family protein produces MKGRAEWATALLAPGLACAVLTLFLPLKTKVLGLTLRPFDPMLAALIALTLLGGLWRASAVQGLHRDWWFILSGLFAVYLFLNGLLLASSKAAVAGFGQKAEFLLFTATLVGVGADERARERFIRVLVAGLVVIVVGVVLYHVARGKFAGYKDAGEPKWAFGLLASILFPLGFLDRSGARRLGLGLAAVLFTCLTLLSLERKGWVGVAAAGVFALYLSRITPTVSVGLAVVMRRVATLLLIVALGVAAMVLAVPVFVTHAMPFLERHAPAVVAEHIGSINELLQGLTDLEHSWKSVKSAHAGGRLFLLDFSVRKFGDSPLLGVGVKQFQTVISREGSPLGPTTTPHSELLRYAVETGLVGLAFYLSLWAMGVGRALRLADLRLAPRQRTWLLLAGALFAYGASMDLFVSAGSQNEFFLALPVGLTTGLLREATHDRAAAGVGAAGR; encoded by the coding sequence GTGAAGGGGAGAGCGGAGTGGGCGACCGCCCTGCTGGCGCCGGGACTGGCGTGTGCCGTCCTGACGCTCTTTCTCCCGCTCAAGACCAAGGTCCTCGGGTTGACGCTGCGGCCGTTCGATCCGATGCTTGCCGCTCTGATCGCGCTGACGCTGCTCGGGGGGCTGTGGCGGGCGTCGGCCGTGCAGGGTCTCCATCGTGACTGGTGGTTCATTCTCTCTGGCCTCTTCGCCGTCTATCTCTTTCTCAACGGCCTGCTGCTTGCCAGCTCGAAGGCGGCCGTCGCCGGGTTTGGCCAGAAGGCCGAGTTCTTGCTGTTCACTGCGACCCTCGTGGGCGTCGGCGCCGACGAACGAGCGCGAGAACGGTTCATCCGCGTGCTCGTCGCCGGCCTGGTGGTGATCGTCGTCGGCGTCGTGCTCTACCACGTCGCGCGCGGCAAGTTCGCCGGCTACAAGGACGCCGGCGAGCCCAAGTGGGCCTTCGGCCTCCTCGCCTCGATCTTGTTCCCACTCGGGTTTCTCGACCGGTCCGGGGCGCGGAGGCTGGGCCTCGGACTGGCGGCCGTCCTGTTTACGTGCCTGACCCTCCTCTCACTGGAGCGGAAGGGCTGGGTCGGCGTCGCGGCGGCCGGCGTGTTCGCCCTGTACCTGTCGCGGATCACGCCGACGGTGTCCGTCGGTCTGGCGGTCGTCATGCGGCGTGTGGCGACTCTTCTGCTGATCGTCGCATTGGGGGTCGCCGCGATGGTCCTCGCGGTGCCCGTATTCGTCACTCACGCGATGCCGTTTCTCGAGCGACACGCGCCGGCGGTGGTGGCCGAGCACATCGGCTCGATCAACGAGCTCCTCCAGGGGTTGACGGATCTCGAGCACAGCTGGAAGTCGGTGAAGAGCGCGCATGCCGGGGGCCGCTTGTTTCTTCTGGACTTCTCCGTGCGGAAGTTCGGCGACAGCCCGCTCCTCGGTGTCGGTGTCAAGCAGTTCCAGACGGTGATCAGCCGGGAGGGGTCGCCCCTCGGGCCGACGACCACCCCGCACTCGGAGCTGCTTCGCTACGCGGTGGAGACCGGGCTGGTCGGCCTCGCCTTCTACCTGTCCCTGTGGGCGATGGGGGTCGGGAGAGCGCTCCGGCTTGCCGACCTGAGGCTGGCGCCACGACAGCGGACGTGGTTGCTTCTTGCCGGGGCTCTGTTCGCCTATGGCGCGTCGATGGACCTGTTCGTCTCCGCGGGCAGCCAGAACGAATTCTTTCTTGCCCTGCCAGTCGGTCTGACGACAGGGCTCCTCCGGGAGGCAACGCACGATCGGGCGGCTGCCGGTGTTGGTGCGGCGGGACGATGA
- a CDS encoding O-antigen ligase family protein, whose product MASTLSVSRSAPTLWGLGLVIPVRRSALLAFGAAALVVSLFLPLKTVVGGLTLRPFDPLVVLFVAMFLSAGLLRGPAIRAIPRDAWFILFVLFAVYLTLNGLLLAGVKDAVKVLMQKVEFLFLAVTIAAVGGDERARDTFLRLLLLGLGAVVAGTVLWHVAAGQWVDYKRLGEPKWAFALLASILFPLAYLDRSRSRGRHVLKVMLLASVGLMLLSLERKGWGAFVLAVLAALYLRTHRYAVRRTIGRRAVRAVALYGGLIALTAGLLVTIPLLVASVTPLLEERAPDSVDRVRALGDFVVGLSDISESYKYVEAPNARQRLFLVAFSLQKLRESPLFGIGVDQFQPAIARDAPTLAFATTAHNEYAQYAVEAGGVGLSLYLLLWLLGARRVATAARMMADARHRTWVMVVGAMLGYGLFMNFFVAAGAQNELFLTLPVGLATGLWREQQGT is encoded by the coding sequence GTGGCATCGACGCTGAGCGTCAGCCGATCTGCGCCGACCCTGTGGGGTCTGGGGCTCGTCATCCCGGTCCGTCGCTCGGCGCTGCTCGCCTTCGGCGCGGCGGCGCTCGTCGTGAGCCTCTTCCTGCCGCTCAAGACCGTCGTCGGGGGGCTCACCCTCCGTCCGTTCGACCCCCTGGTCGTCCTCTTCGTGGCGATGTTCCTCTCGGCGGGTCTGCTCCGGGGCCCCGCGATCCGCGCGATCCCCCGGGACGCGTGGTTCATCCTCTTCGTCCTGTTTGCCGTCTACCTCACCCTCAACGGCCTCCTGCTGGCAGGTGTCAAGGACGCCGTGAAGGTGCTCATGCAGAAGGTCGAGTTCCTCTTCCTGGCGGTGACGATCGCGGCCGTCGGTGGCGACGAGCGGGCGAGAGACACGTTCCTCCGGCTGCTCCTCCTCGGACTCGGGGCTGTCGTCGCCGGAACGGTGCTCTGGCACGTCGCGGCCGGCCAGTGGGTCGACTACAAGCGGCTGGGGGAGCCCAAGTGGGCGTTCGCGCTCCTGGCGTCCATCTTGTTTCCCCTGGCGTATCTCGACCGGTCGCGGTCGCGCGGGCGCCACGTCTTGAAGGTGATGCTGCTGGCATCGGTCGGGCTGATGCTGCTGTCGCTCGAGCGGAAGGGCTGGGGGGCGTTCGTCCTGGCCGTCCTCGCCGCCCTCTACCTGCGCACCCACCGTTACGCCGTCCGGAGAACGATCGGACGGCGGGCGGTGCGGGCGGTGGCTCTCTACGGGGGGCTGATCGCGCTGACCGCCGGACTCCTCGTGACGATCCCACTTCTGGTCGCGAGCGTCACTCCGCTGCTGGAGGAGCGCGCCCCCGACTCGGTGGACCGGGTCCGGGCCCTGGGCGACTTCGTCGTCGGCTTGTCCGACATCTCTGAGAGCTACAAGTACGTGGAGGCGCCGAACGCACGGCAGCGACTGTTCCTCGTCGCCTTCTCGCTCCAGAAGCTCAGGGAGTCCCCCCTGTTCGGCATCGGCGTGGACCAGTTCCAGCCGGCGATCGCGCGCGACGCGCCGACGCTCGCGTTTGCGACGACCGCCCACAACGAGTACGCCCAGTACGCGGTCGAGGCAGGTGGCGTGGGCCTGTCCCTCTACCTGCTGCTGTGGCTGCTCGGGGCCAGGCGAGTCGCGACGGCTGCACGGATGATGGCCGATGCACGGCACAGGACCTGGGTGATGGTCGTCGGGGCGATGCTCGGCTACGGCCTGTTCATGAACTTCTTCGTCGCGGCGGGCGCTCAGAACGAGCTGTTCCTCACCCTCCCCGTGGGGCTGGCGACTGGCCTGTGGCGCGAGCAGCAGGGCACGTGA
- a CDS encoding glycosyltransferase: MSQANPLVSVVTVVRNGAPYIEETLRSVISQTYPRIEYIVIDGGSTDGTVEIIKRYEDRIARWVSEPDGGIYDAINKGIRIATGDLIGVVHGDDYYCPDAVDAVVQAARARPETGIFYGYLDMVSALDGRVVFTKKTTAEEILPPKLDMIGHPTWFVRADVHRRHGLYDPRFRIGADRDFILRALLGGEKAHQLPRTIAYFRLGGVSGGTSLTSIAYHKRQLYGILRNNRIPIRYTARTMAAQIARGIFRFVAYEAGLLARRARDRRRVT; encoded by the coding sequence GTGAGCCAGGCCAACCCGCTGGTCAGTGTCGTGACGGTCGTCCGGAACGGGGCCCCCTACATCGAAGAGACGCTCCGCTCGGTGATCAGCCAGACCTACCCGCGCATCGAGTACATCGTGATCGACGGCGGGTCCACGGACGGGACCGTGGAAATCATCAAGCGGTATGAGGATCGGATCGCCCGGTGGGTGAGCGAGCCGGATGGGGGAATCTACGACGCGATCAACAAGGGCATCCGGATCGCGACGGGCGACCTGATCGGCGTGGTTCATGGCGACGACTACTACTGCCCCGACGCCGTGGACGCGGTGGTGCAGGCGGCGCGGGCGCGACCGGAGACCGGCATCTTCTATGGCTATCTGGACATGGTGTCGGCCCTCGACGGGCGGGTTGTCTTCACGAAGAAGACGACGGCGGAGGAGATCCTGCCACCCAAGCTCGACATGATCGGCCACCCGACGTGGTTCGTCCGTGCCGACGTGCACAGGAGACATGGCCTGTACGACCCGCGGTTCAGGATCGGGGCCGACCGGGACTTCATCCTCCGGGCGTTGCTGGGGGGCGAGAAGGCGCATCAGCTCCCCCGGACGATCGCCTACTTCCGCCTCGGCGGCGTCTCCGGTGGAACGAGCCTCACGTCCATCGCGTACCACAAGCGGCAACTCTACGGGATCCTCCGGAACAATCGAATCCCGATCCGGTACACGGCCCGCACGATGGCGGCCCAGATCGCACGCGGGATCTTCCGGTTCGTGGCGTACGAGGCCGGGCTCCTGGCGCGCCGGGCGCGCGATCGCCGGCGGGTGACCTGA
- a CDS encoding methyltransferase domain-containing protein, giving the protein MSLGTLLDSRLLDNPVRHVVQNLMMRSPLGRVLARRYHTTGIEHDPERALTVLRDLLSLLEEASVGLTDRVVIELGPGQTPDLLYLALLLGARRVVGLDVLPYLGEEVRVPSTYEALLRLIAQDDTHGWLRPRLDLRRFGDARRIPETSLQVRRFDGTRMPVDSETVDVVWSRSALEHVREPAALVGEIRRVLKPGGVVCSIIDLRDHYSMQPGQDWLRFLRYSRPVWELMTSHRGSYTNRLRSRDWEALFADHGFERLVARHTLAPLPPDFALERLHPAFRHYPLDELRVSWLMATHRKRAA; this is encoded by the coding sequence GTGAGCCTTGGCACCCTCCTGGACTCCCGCCTTCTCGACAACCCGGTGCGACACGTCGTGCAGAACCTGATGATGCGCTCTCCGCTGGGCCGGGTCCTGGCGCGGCGCTATCACACCACCGGGATCGAGCACGACCCGGAGCGCGCACTCACGGTGCTGCGGGACCTGCTGAGCCTCCTCGAGGAGGCGTCGGTGGGGCTGACGGACAGGGTCGTGATCGAGCTGGGGCCGGGCCAGACGCCAGACCTCCTCTACCTGGCGCTGCTCCTGGGGGCTCGCCGCGTGGTCGGTCTCGACGTGCTGCCGTACCTGGGTGAGGAGGTTCGCGTCCCCAGCACCTACGAGGCGCTGCTCCGCCTGATCGCGCAGGACGACACGCACGGCTGGCTCCGGCCCCGCCTCGACCTCCGGCGGTTCGGGGACGCGCGCCGGATCCCGGAGACGTCCTTGCAAGTCCGCCGCTTCGACGGCACCCGGATGCCGGTCGACAGCGAGACGGTCGACGTGGTGTGGTCGCGGAGCGCACTCGAACACGTGCGGGAGCCGGCAGCCCTCGTCGGCGAGATCCGGCGGGTCCTCAAGCCCGGCGGAGTGGTCTGCAGCATCATCGACCTCCGTGACCACTACAGCATGCAGCCCGGGCAGGACTGGCTCCGCTTCCTCCGGTACTCGCGGCCCGTCTGGGAACTGATGACGAGCCACCGCGGCTCCTACACCAACCGGCTGCGCAGCCGCGACTGGGAGGCGCTGTTCGCCGACCACGGGTTCGAGCGGCTGGTGGCACGGCACACCCTGGCCCCCCTTCCCCCGGACTTCGCGCTCGAGCGCCTGCACCCGGCCTTCCGCCACTACCCGCTCGACGAGCTGCGGGTCTCCTGGCTGATGGCGACGCATCGCAAGAGGGCGGCGTGA
- a CDS encoding class I SAM-dependent methyltransferase produces MTGVPPRQAERVSTFFSDFAGTWDTLYGGRRNAFWRLVDRTLRRDIYERYEETFKRLGADLSGRTVIDIGCGTGTYSLEAARRGAGRVVGLDIAPGMVAHARARARTLGVDDVCEFVDAEFPDGCPPGVAGAVFDYGVVMGVMDYVADAPRFLARLRPLVGRCAVLSFPGRHWFREPARRLRYRLLGRCAVYGYDEAAIMEASLAAGFRRLDIHRIDHSGICYIVTAHVESLTP; encoded by the coding sequence ATGACGGGCGTGCCCCCCCGGCAGGCGGAGCGCGTCAGCACGTTCTTCTCGGACTTCGCCGGGACCTGGGACACGCTCTACGGCGGCCGGCGGAACGCGTTCTGGCGTCTGGTGGACCGAACGCTCCGACGGGACATCTACGAGCGATACGAGGAGACGTTCAAGCGCCTGGGGGCGGACCTCTCGGGGAGAACGGTGATCGACATCGGCTGCGGCACCGGGACCTACTCCCTGGAGGCGGCGCGCCGGGGTGCGGGCCGCGTGGTCGGACTCGACATCGCGCCGGGGATGGTCGCGCACGCGCGCGCGCGCGCCAGGACGCTCGGGGTCGACGACGTGTGCGAGTTCGTGGACGCGGAGTTCCCGGACGGGTGCCCGCCCGGGGTGGCCGGGGCGGTATTCGACTACGGCGTGGTCATGGGCGTGATGGACTACGTTGCGGACGCGCCGCGCTTCCTGGCCCGTCTCCGGCCGCTCGTCGGCCGGTGCGCTGTCCTGTCATTCCCCGGGAGGCACTGGTTTCGCGAGCCGGCCCGGCGCCTGCGGTATCGCCTCCTCGGCCGGTGCGCCGTCTACGGCTACGATGAGGCGGCGATCATGGAGGCGAGCCTGGCCGCGGGTTTTCGGCGTCTCGACATCCACCGCATCGACCACTCGGGGATCTGCTACATCGTGACGGCCCACGTCGAGTCGCTGACCCCGTGA
- a CDS encoding polysaccharide deacetylase family protein translates to MVANLLTFDIEGFIEASHDQMHVPAKYISEVGEAREIEVNTLKILELLEEFDQRATFFVLGRIGRDMPGLVRRIAAGGHEIACHSFDHRRLYGFPRPEVERFLVAAKRALEDASGRPVHGFRAPDFSIVEANAWVFDALREIGFVYDSSVYPIGFHDVYGIGGFPAVPFRMPNGLIEVPLSTVRLLNRNIPFGGGGYLRIYPFLLTKTLFAAANRRGVPGIVYLHPFEIGEIVPRIAEMTLARRLRTYTGVRSAREKLRALLSLFPFTRVVDYLEANTLPDLVAGKA, encoded by the coding sequence ATGGTGGCCAACCTGCTCACCTTCGACATCGAGGGATTCATCGAGGCCTCCCACGACCAGATGCACGTCCCCGCGAAGTACATCTCGGAGGTGGGGGAGGCGCGGGAGATCGAGGTCAACACCCTGAAGATCCTCGAGCTTCTCGAGGAGTTCGACCAGAGAGCGACTTTCTTCGTCCTGGGCCGGATCGGGCGGGACATGCCCGGCCTGGTGAGACGGATCGCGGCCGGCGGGCACGAGATCGCGTGCCACAGCTTCGACCATCGGCGGCTCTACGGCTTTCCACGCCCCGAGGTCGAGCGGTTCCTCGTGGCGGCCAAGCGGGCGCTCGAGGACGCGTCCGGCCGACCCGTGCACGGCTTCCGCGCCCCGGACTTCTCGATCGTCGAGGCCAACGCCTGGGTGTTCGACGCGCTGCGGGAGATCGGCTTCGTCTACGACTCGAGTGTCTATCCCATCGGGTTCCACGACGTCTACGGTATCGGCGGCTTTCCCGCGGTGCCGTTCCGGATGCCGAACGGCCTGATCGAGGTGCCGCTGTCCACGGTACGGCTCCTGAACCGCAACATCCCGTTCGGCGGTGGCGGGTACCTGCGGATCTACCCGTTCCTCCTGACGAAGACCCTGTTTGCCGCCGCCAACCGGCGGGGCGTTCCGGGGATCGTCTACCTGCACCCGTTCGAGATCGGCGAGATCGTCCCGAGGATCGCGGAGATGACGCTCGCCCGACGGCTTCGTACCTACACGGGCGTGCGCTCCGCGCGGGAGAAGCTGCGCGCCCTCCTCTCGCTCTTTCCCTTCACCCGGGTGGTGGACTACCTGGAGGCGAACACCCTGCCCGATCTCGTAGCAGGGAAGGCATGA
- a CDS encoding glycosyltransferase family 4 protein codes for MKIALVINDDFTMWHFRGGLITALLRRGHDVTTVTPPGPYVAKLEALGARHIAVPMDRFMNPGNDFLTMIRLYRVFRRGRYDIVHNMQIKPAVFGSIAARLARVPWVVSLVPGLGYPFFVSEPGVRLKALAWLILELLRLSGRLSDKVWFQNPDDMAFFIARGLVGRDRAVLIRGGGVDVEQYSPESVDPGRVLALRQELGLDGAGPVVVMVVARMIWCKGVREFIEAAERLRSTAPSVRFVLVGPFEHGHPDAIPPAYFQDKTAPNFIALTHFRTDIREILALAAAVVLPSYFREGVPRVLLEALALAKPIVTTDRPGCREVVDDGTNGYLVPARDSAALAGAIGRLVEDEGTREKFGRCSRWKAETEFAESIIVKRIITEVYGLP; via the coding sequence ATGAAGATCGCGCTCGTGATCAACGACGACTTCACGATGTGGCACTTCCGCGGCGGCCTCATCACTGCGTTGCTCCGGAGAGGGCACGACGTGACGACGGTGACGCCGCCCGGCCCCTACGTCGCGAAGCTGGAGGCCCTGGGCGCCCGGCACATCGCCGTCCCCATGGATCGCTTCATGAACCCCGGGAACGACTTCCTGACGATGATCCGTCTCTACCGCGTTTTTCGCCGGGGCCGCTACGACATCGTGCACAACATGCAGATCAAGCCGGCGGTCTTCGGGAGCATCGCGGCACGGCTGGCGCGCGTCCCGTGGGTGGTCTCGCTGGTTCCAGGACTGGGCTACCCATTCTTCGTGAGCGAGCCTGGCGTGCGGCTCAAGGCGCTCGCGTGGCTCATCCTCGAGCTGCTGAGGCTGAGCGGTCGCCTGAGCGACAAGGTCTGGTTTCAGAACCCCGACGACATGGCGTTCTTCATCGCCCGGGGGCTCGTGGGACGCGACCGAGCGGTGCTGATCCGCGGGGGCGGGGTGGACGTGGAGCAGTACTCACCGGAGTCGGTCGACCCCGGACGGGTGCTGGCGCTTCGTCAGGAGCTGGGGCTCGACGGCGCCGGTCCCGTGGTCGTGATGGTGGTCGCGCGGATGATCTGGTGCAAGGGGGTCCGGGAGTTCATCGAGGCGGCCGAGCGGCTGCGGAGCACGGCCCCGAGCGTGAGGTTCGTCCTGGTGGGCCCGTTCGAACACGGCCACCCCGACGCGATCCCGCCGGCGTATTTCCAGGACAAGACGGCTCCCAACTTCATCGCGCTGACCCACTTCCGGACGGACATCAGGGAAATCCTCGCGCTGGCGGCTGCCGTCGTGCTCCCGTCGTACTTCCGAGAGGGCGTCCCTCGCGTGCTGCTCGAAGCCCTCGCCCTGGCAAAGCCGATCGTCACCACCGACCGGCCAGGGTGTCGGGAGGTCGTGGACGACGGGACGAACGGCTACCTGGTTCCCGCCCGGGATTCCGCCGCCCTGGCCGGGGCGATCGGACGCCTGGTGGAAGACGAGGGGACGCGCGAGAAATTCGGCCGCTGCTCGCGCTGGAAGGCCGAGACCGAGTTCGCGGAGTCGATCATCGTCAAGCGCATCATCACCGAGGTCTACGGACTCCCCTGA
- a CDS encoding glycosyltransferase — MKERLRLLYLINSLGGGGAEVGMFRILKNLDRRKYASVVVALSPGVGEEGIPGRLSEHGIRVVRLGITSRLAATGSILKLLSLLRGERPDVLCGSLFHASILGRVLGRLSGVPVVLTWEHNENLGGPIRVALNRLTQRLADVVIADSDRVGDVVTRRLGVAPARLRSVIIGGLDLDEIPQPAPRSARAGVVIGSLGKLREQKGYPVLLAAMRLLLDRGLDNVSVEVAGAGPGEAALRAEILRLGLDAQCRLVGHRSDIWPFLAGLDVYVQPSLWEGLCIAVVEAMAMELPVVASGVGGITGSVVDGETGLLVAPGNAAALADRLDTLIRDPMLRAKLGRAGRERALRLYDARTMARAFEGVLDEAVLRVLGLSFDAGAGRWVRARAA; from the coding sequence GTGAAGGAGCGTCTGCGCCTCCTCTACCTGATCAATTCGCTCGGGGGGGGCGGTGCCGAGGTCGGGATGTTCCGCATCCTGAAGAACCTCGACCGCCGGAAGTATGCGAGCGTGGTCGTGGCGCTCTCCCCCGGGGTCGGCGAGGAAGGAATCCCGGGACGGCTCTCCGAGCACGGGATCAGGGTTGTGCGCCTCGGGATCACGTCCAGGCTCGCGGCCACGGGGTCGATCCTGAAGCTGCTGAGTCTTCTCAGGGGGGAGCGCCCCGACGTCCTCTGCGGCTCGCTCTTCCACGCCAGCATCCTGGGGCGTGTGCTCGGCAGGCTGAGCGGGGTGCCGGTGGTCCTCACCTGGGAGCACAACGAGAACCTTGGCGGTCCCATCCGGGTCGCGCTGAACCGACTCACCCAGCGCCTCGCTGATGTGGTGATCGCCGACTCCGATCGGGTCGGCGACGTCGTCACCCGCCGGCTCGGCGTCGCGCCGGCCCGGCTGCGCTCCGTCATCATCGGCGGGCTCGACCTCGACGAGATCCCGCAGCCGGCGCCGCGGTCCGCGCGGGCGGGCGTGGTCATCGGCTCGCTCGGCAAGCTTCGCGAGCAGAAGGGATACCCGGTGCTCCTGGCGGCGATGCGTCTACTCCTCGACCGCGGTCTGGACAACGTGTCGGTGGAGGTGGCGGGCGCCGGGCCCGGGGAGGCGGCGCTCCGAGCGGAGATCCTGCGGCTCGGGCTCGACGCGCAGTGCCGCCTCGTCGGGCATCGGAGCGACATCTGGCCATTCCTCGCCGGCCTGGACGTCTACGTCCAGCCTTCGCTCTGGGAAGGGCTGTGTATCGCGGTGGTGGAGGCGATGGCGATGGAGCTGCCCGTCGTGGCCAGCGGCGTCGGGGGTATCACGGGCTCGGTGGTGGACGGAGAGACCGGTCTCCTCGTCGCCCCGGGGAACGCAGCAGCGCTCGCCGATCGCCTGGACACGCTCATCCGGGACCCGATGCTGAGAGCGAAGCTGGGGAGGGCCGGGCGCGAGCGAGCGCTCCGGCTGTACGATGCCCGGACCATGGCGCGCGCGTTCGAAGGGGTGCTGGACGAGGCGGTCTTGCGCGTCCTCGGCCTGTCGTTCGATGCCGGCGCCGGCCGCTGGGTGAGGGCGCGGGCGGCATGA
- a CDS encoding sulfotransferase: MLPNFLVLGAEKTGTTWLYFCLQEHPEVYVPRMKEVHFFDRHDSVGREVDAFRRGLDWYSLFFRHARHEPAVGEVTPTYLHDDWAPRRIQGTLPGAKLVAIVREPIARAHSHYWMDRLKGDTEQGVEVLLKPGNRYVERSLYAKHLRKYLDLFPREQLLVLVYEEMRRDPERMLRTLFEYLGVDPAFSPPSLRRRHNEAGAWQNVLLYRVIQRSTDVINRYRPGVLLLEFVKWTRIATLYYRWNRRPVEYEPLPREIEGELAILFEEPNRELQRLTGLDLSAWRDPSGAPARR; encoded by the coding sequence ATGCTGCCGAACTTCCTGGTGCTCGGCGCGGAGAAGACCGGGACGACCTGGCTCTACTTCTGCCTGCAGGAGCACCCCGAAGTGTACGTGCCGCGGATGAAGGAGGTCCACTTCTTCGACCGGCACGATTCCGTGGGACGCGAGGTGGACGCGTTCCGGCGAGGGCTCGACTGGTACAGCCTCTTCTTCCGACACGCCCGCCACGAGCCGGCCGTCGGTGAGGTCACGCCGACGTACCTTCACGACGACTGGGCTCCCCGGCGCATCCAGGGGACGCTGCCGGGGGCGAAACTGGTCGCCATCGTGCGGGAGCCGATCGCACGGGCGCACTCCCATTACTGGATGGATCGGCTGAAGGGGGACACCGAGCAGGGGGTCGAGGTTCTGCTCAAGCCGGGGAACCGATACGTCGAGAGGAGCCTCTACGCCAAGCACCTGCGGAAGTACCTCGATCTCTTTCCGCGGGAGCAGCTTCTCGTCCTCGTCTACGAGGAGATGCGGCGGGACCCCGAACGGATGCTCCGGACGCTCTTCGAGTACCTGGGCGTCGACCCCGCCTTCTCGCCGCCGTCGCTCCGTCGAAGGCACAACGAGGCCGGCGCCTGGCAGAACGTGCTGCTGTACAGGGTGATCCAGCGCAGTACCGACGTGATCAACCGATACCGGCCGGGAGTGCTTCTCCTGGAGTTCGTCAAGTGGACGCGCATCGCCACACTCTACTATCGGTGGAACCGCAGGCCCGTGGAGTACGAGCCGCTCCCGCGTGAGATCGAGGGGGAGCTGGCCATCCTCTTCGAGGAGCCGAACCGCGAGCTCCAGCGCCTGACGGGACTGGACCTGTCTGCGTGGCGCGACCCGAGCGGAGCCCCCGCTCGGCGGTGA